The Fusarium falciforme chromosome 12, complete sequence DNA window CCCCGTCACAGATAATGTCTTTATTCACCCTGGGATTTTCGAGTACTACCGAGACGGATCTTTTGCTGCCGAGTTCAAAAAACGCGGTCTCAAGATCTTCATCGGCGAGGTTCTAGATGAAGACACTCTGTACGCCGTTACCAACCCACCAGAGCCGAACCCTGCATCTCTTCGACTGCAGATTTCTAACTACTATTCACCCGAGACGACCGATCGACTCCTGAAGCACTATACTTTACCTCAGACGAAAAACAAGCGAGACTGGCAGCAGATGTTTGGGCGCATCGTCGCTGATGGCCAAGTTAGAGCCCCTTCTCGGGATCTCGTCAACAATCTCGTACAGAACGGGGTTCACATTCAGAATGTCTGGCGCTATCTCATAGCGTACCGTCTCTCATTCATCACCAACGAGGTCGCTCCAGCCTCATTCGGTGTCAGCCATGCTATGGATCGACCCATATGGAAGTAAGGCTTTCTCTCATCTTTTTGTTCGCTTACCCCAGGCATGATGTTGACGACAAATAGCTATTCTATCACACACGGCCCGACGATCGCAGAGCGTGAACTGATGGACGACTGGATTCGAGACTTGTGCGCTTTCGTCAGAGGCGAAGAAGGCCACAAGTATGGAACAACTGAGCCAGACGAGTACAAAGTCATGACCCCGGAGGGCACCATCAGGATACAGAAAGACCCGCGATGGGGAGAGCTCTTGGAGCTGGCAGGCACTTTTTCCGGCAGCAAGAAGTGAGCCGGTAGGCATCCTTTTATATCAAGTAGTAATAGagcttaaatatttaataaagctcTTAATTCTCTTGACGCGGTTTAAATGATATCAAAGTGCCCAGGTCTGATGTCGACGCGGAGGAAACGGCCGGGATGATGTTGCCAACCAATCAGGGACGGCCGTCGGCCGACGGAGCGGAGGCATCAGACGAATCAACGAGGTCCATCGGCCGAGATGTCCGTCTTCCAAGCGATGGAGAAGATCCCCTTGAGCATTTAAATACCGGCCTTGTATCCCCTTTTGTCAGACTAACTCGGATGCTGTACGGTATTAAGCTCTTCAGGTGAGTGCACTTACAGCCCCTGTGAGGTGAGTTCTCTGCGACCTGCCTCTTGTCAAGACACAAGCCCTTGAGCCGCCGTTGACATGACAAGCAATCAGCCGAGAAAGTTTGATACCCTGAAACCTTTTATCGACATGCCTCATCAATCTTCTGCAGTGCCATCCCACGATGGACCGAAGTCGGACGAAGAGAAGGCTACGTCGACCGTGGGGAATGAAGACTCTTTCACGGCAGAAGTCGAGAAAAGCCCAAGGGATATCCACAGTTGGAAGGTTCGGAGCTCATTCATACTGTTGTCTGCGTTGAGCTAACAGGTGCAGTGGGCTCTCTCCTACACGGCCATGCTCTCCACCACCTTTCTCTTCGCCCTGGATAACACCATTGTACGTGACGATTCTCCTCCAAGACTATACCGGCATTTGAGTTGATAATCGGTTATTCTAGGTCGCCGATATCCAACCTGCGATCCTCAAAGACCTCGGCGCCATCGAACTCCTACCATGGGTCGGAACCGGTTTCGCCCTCGGCACCATGGCAGTCTTGCCCTGGAGTAAGGTGTACGGTATCTTTTCCATCCGAGAGATATATATCTTCAACATCCTCCTGTTTGAAGTCGGCAGCGCCTTGTGTGGAGCGGCCCCAAACATGAATGCCATGATTCTCGGCCGAGTCATTGCTGGCGTTGGCGGATCGGGAATGTACTCAGGTACATTGACCTACATGTCGGTGTGTACAACAATGAAGGAGAGGGCCTTGTACATGGCTGGAAGCACCGTTGTTTGGGGCATGGGAACAGTTCTTGGCCCTGTGGTTTGTTGGACCCGCCTTGAAGATTGTGTGGATGCTGATCAAGTTCCAGGTTGGAGGCGCATTTGCAGAAAGCAGCGCGACTTGGAGATGGGTAAGTATCGCTTCGAGCCGCCTGAACTCTTACTAATTGTATAGGGATTCTACATCAACCTTGTCGGCGGAGCAGTCTTTGCCCCAGcatatctcttcctctttcccTCGCTCAACCCACAGCCCCAGCTGTCCACGAAGCAGAAGCTCAGGAAAATGGACTGGCCGATGACGCTTGTCTTCCTTGCCGGCTCGGcattcttcatcatggccatctcTTTTGGCGGCACCCTTTACAGCTGGCACTCTGCAGCAGAGATTGCATTTTGGACCTTGTCTAGCGTGTTTCTCGTTGCTTTTGTGGTTCTGCTGACGTTCCATCCTGGCGTCTCCAAGGAACACCAGCTTTGGCCATCCCATTTTCTCAAGATGCCGGTGGTGATGAACATGCAGCTGCAAATATTCTTGTCAGGCGGCATCATTCTGGTGAGTCAATTTCGAGGTGATGCGAACTATGTTGACCCTTTATAGACAATCATCTATTATATCCCCCTGTACTTCCAGTTCATCCGTGTAAGTGAAGTGACAAGTACTTGAAAAACACCACTGAACTTCTTTTAGGGAGATGGTGCTTTGGACGCTGGCGTCCGACTCCTCCCGCTGATCATCGCCATGGTGGTAACATGCATGGTCAGTGGGGTCTTATTGCCAAAGACACCGCGCTTCTCACCGTGGTATATTGTTGGTAGTGCCCTGGTCCTGATCGGAACGGCCCTGATGTGTACGTCCATTTCATCGATGACGCATCAGGCAAGTTAGCAAGCTAATCATTTATCCAGACACTGTTAATGAAGCCACCAAGAACGCCAATATCTATGGATATAACATCTTGATCGGCGTTGGGGCTGGCTGCTATATCGTTACTGGCTTTACTGTCGTCCAGTCCCTTGTGCCAGCCCAAGATACTGCGAACGCTGTCGCGGCCATGACAATTGGTAAGT harbors:
- a CDS encoding MFS domain-containing protein, translating into MLSTTFLFALDNTIVADIQPAILKDLGAIELLPWVGTGFALGTMAVLPWSKVYGIFSIREIYIFNILLFEVGSALCGAAPNMNAMILGRVIAGVGGSGMYSGTLTYMSVCTTMKERALYMAGSTVVWGMGTVLGPVVGGAFAESSATWRWGFYINLVGGAVFAPAYLFLFPSLNPQPQLSTKQKLRKMDWPMTLVFLAGSAFFIMAISFGGTLYSWHSAAEIAFWTLSSVFLVAFVVLLTFHPGVSKEHQLWPSHFLKMPVVMNMQLQIFLSGGIILTIIYYIPLYFQFIRGDGALDAGVRLLPLIIAMVVTCMVSGVLLPKTPRFSPWYIVGSALVLIGTALMYTVNEATKNANIYGYNILIGVGAGCYIVTGFTVVQSLVPAQDTANAVAAMTIAQNMGMVLFLSVCGTVFQNTAIKDVGQALPHLSSDEIAELVAVTSSKAFQSLSPSEKSIVIMNITSAIRNVWLLFLVAAALSFVLSLPIAVSSSSKSTVIQLTDLPIQRVRLGARQK